CGATGAAGAAGGCGAGTACGCAAGCGCAGAGCAGCGGTATGACGCGTACATCGATCGGCTCGGGAATCTCACCTTGGCAAGCCGCTCATGGAACTCTACTTGGGGAAATGTCGAATTCGATAAGAAGCGGGCTAGCGGGTATGAGAAATCGAAGCTCTGGGCGCAGTGGGAGCTCCAAGAGTACGACGAATGGTCGATTGATGCCATTGAAACTCGAGGACGAGAGTTGGCAGAAGAATTCATAATTGAGGTCTGGGAGACACCGGAAACCCGCTTTACAGATGTCGATACTCCCGAAGACACTATTTCTGAACTCACGGAGGAGGAACAATACGTGTTCCAAGCACTCTGCAAGTATTCAGATGGACGCGCTCGTCGAGTCATACATCGTAAATCGACTGAGCTGGATGGGTCGCCCTTTACAGACCCTGAGAGCAGCAGTGAGCGGGGCCGGGTTGGTACGATTCTGAGCAGGCTTACCAAGCTAGGTCTAGCCGAAAGACAAAATCGTACATGGTACCCTAGCGATGATGCGATTGCTGCTCAGTCCAAACTGCTCGGGTCATAATTGGCAGGATATTTGTGTGGTTTCCAACGAGAGGTCATCACCGACTACCCTGCCTGATTCGTCTTGTGGCCAAGTGTGTCGGGCGAAGTTGATAATTTGACCACAGTATTTAAGCGATACACATACACCACTCTTGATAACATGGCCAGCACGGAGTCTCTCTCACGAACTATCGCGGACACGGTCACGATAAGCCGTGAACTCCGCGAGGAAGGCCAGATCGACGGCCAAGTCAAGCTCTACAACGTCGACAACGAGGACGAGTTCGAGGCCGACGCGTCGACCTTCTTCGACCGCACCCTGATGACCCAAGGGCTCCGCGAGGCGTTCGTCGACCTCCGGGACACCCTCAACGGCGACGCCAACTACGGGAGCCACATCCTCTACGGGCCGTACGGCTCCGGGAAGTCGCACCAGATGGTCGCTATGTACCACTGCTTCGCCTCGCCGACTGCCGCGGGCGAGTTCGCCGACCGGCACGTCGACGGCTTCGGGGACGCGTTACCCGACGACGACAACTCACAGGCGATCACCGTCTCCCTGCAGGACTACCAGCCGGACTATCTCTGGGAACCCTTCTTCGACGCCCTCGACTACGACCCCGGCACGTACGAGAGCGGTGGCTATCCCGACCGCCAGACCATCCTTGACGCCGTCGGCGACCGAGCCGTCGCCTACCTCGTCGACGAACTGGAGGACTGGTTCGAGCCGCTCACCGGCGACCGGAAGAAGATGAACCGTGGCTTCCTACAGGCGCTCCTCGAAGCCGCGGACGACGACAACTCCGACCTCTTCGCGTTCGTCTCCGTCCTCCGCAAGGGCTCGGAGGTTCACAACATCCTCGAACGGGAGAACGCGTCCGAGGTCAATATGAACAGCAAGGTGAGCAAGCGCGAGGTGCTTCGCCACCGGCTCATCGACGACATCGACGAGGCCGCTGTCGCCGAGATCGTCGACGGCTACGTGGACGCGTACGCGGACAACGACCATGTCCCGGACTCAGACATCCCGAGCGACCTCGCACGGGACATGCGCGAGTCGTACCCCTTTCACCCCGTGCTCCTGCAGGCCCTCGAAACCCGCTACTACGCCGACGAGGGCAACCAGAACACCCGCGGGATGATCTATCTCTTCTCGAAGATCCTCACGACCGCTGCAGATCCTGAGGCCGACCCGGACGACGCGGACGCTGCGCTGCTCATCGAGGAGACCGACCTCGTCACCCACGGCGACATCGACGCGGTCATCTTCGAGGACGAACTCTCGCGAATCAACTTCGACCGGCCGAACGTCTGCATCGAGGACATCGAGAACCGTGTCGACCCGGACAAGATCCCCTACGGCCGGCGCATCCTCAACACGATCCTCCTCTACAGCCTGAAGCCAGACGAGGGCGAGGGCGCGGGCAAGGCCGAGATCGTGATGGGCTCCTACGAGACGGGCAATCTCGTCTCGGACATCGTCCTCAACCTCGAACAGCTCTACGGCGTCGCGTGGTACCTCCACAAGCTCAACGGCAAGTACGCCATCCGCGACCGCCAGAACCCCAACGCGCTCATCCAGAACAAGGCCAGCGAGGTCGACGAGCAGGTCGCACTCGAACAGATCGCCGAGACGGTCACCGAGGTGTTCGGGCGGAACGCGTACCCCGCCGGCTTCACCGAGGGCGACCTGAAGCAGGTACCCGACAGCCGCGACATCAAAGTCGTCGTCAAGGCCGACAAGTGGACGCAGGAGGACATCGAGACCGTCATCAAGAACGCCAGCGGTACGCCCGGCCGTGAATGGCGCAACACGCTGGTGTTCGTCCAGACGAAGGGTGACAAGGCAATCGAGTCCGGCACGGGCTTCATCGAGAAAGCCCGCTACATCGAGGGGGCCAAACTCGTCCTCAGAGACGAATCCCTCGACGACGAGATTCGCTCCTCGGTCGAACGCCAGCGCGAGGACGAGCGGCGTGAACTCCGCGACCGGGTCGAACTCGCATACGGTGAGATTATCGACGGCGACGACCTCCTCACCGACTTCGAGTTCGCCGCCGAGATGGATCTCGACGTGTTCGTCTCCGACGGTGAGCCGTTGAACGCAGACGGCATCGCCGCCAGCGTCTACGCCGAGGGAATCGACCTCCAGCGGTTCGTCTGGGAAATCGTCGAAGACCTCCTCGACCGACGAGG
This Salinigranum marinum DNA region includes the following protein-coding sequences:
- a CDS encoding DUF499 domain-containing protein, with the protein product MASTESLSRTIADTVTISRELREEGQIDGQVKLYNVDNEDEFEADASTFFDRTLMTQGLREAFVDLRDTLNGDANYGSHILYGPYGSGKSHQMVAMYHCFASPTAAGEFADRHVDGFGDALPDDDNSQAITVSLQDYQPDYLWEPFFDALDYDPGTYESGGYPDRQTILDAVGDRAVAYLVDELEDWFEPLTGDRKKMNRGFLQALLEAADDDNSDLFAFVSVLRKGSEVHNILERENASEVNMNSKVSKREVLRHRLIDDIDEAAVAEIVDGYVDAYADNDHVPDSDIPSDLARDMRESYPFHPVLLQALETRYYADEGNQNTRGMIYLFSKILTTAADPEADPDDADAALLIEETDLVTHGDIDAVIFEDELSRINFDRPNVCIEDIENRVDPDKIPYGRRILNTILLYSLKPDEGEGAGKAEIVMGSYETGNLVSDIVLNLEQLYGVAWYLHKLNGKYAIRDRQNPNALIQNKASEVDEQVALEQIAETVTEVFGRNAYPAGFTEGDLKQVPDSRDIKVVVKADKWTQEDIETVIKNASGTPGREWRNTLVFVQTKGDKAIESGTGFIEKARYIEGAKLVLRDESLDDEIRSSVERQREDERRELRDRVELAYGEIIDGDDLLTDFEFAAEMDLDVFVSDGEPLNADGIAASVYAEGIDLQRFVWEIVEDLLDRRGEASIEDVYEQFLRQPTYPIPGSPGDVLDAAVEALADKPVITHGSNGFSESLKGSSLDTTILHERDVQRWTVDDVVDELRRRFGSGEKSIDVGNFELELLEDTEVWLEGDSHDTVMTAVGILGQDDKYVLYSGTDIVTKAQSDATIRDTSDAERIGTPEVRGRIRDALESSGRANTRRILEDIRRDDTVYLSADDTARSFREAVNDFLVDDYVIDIDREYFDSLDDRDPTDVTLVPVVPDDVGEKIIEYISGLDGGEEFTVGSVTDRFDATVTENAVQTFLLQHLGRDAEPEYVIASDGSGDPTRWSPGYQFRVPSGGWRFVFNGDDVAELRRKWRSEEDSGEVTYGEVRFKLNNRMGIPGPLQGTARVKETMTKLTLESGEDFTKVRKLFEEMPDEASSLSVEINFE